A genomic window from Leptolyngbya sp. BL0902 includes:
- a CDS encoding cell division protein SepF, giving the protein MNFQAPAFHCDTFSHYPSDSFFSSPVNLSHQQSYPYRTTSVREGYIQASEVVILEPQSFEEVPPAVQILRNNKVVVLNLAHMMNAEAQRSIDFIAGGAYMCQGSLEKIDANIFLLTPQSTNIRVEASQAQTATDLE; this is encoded by the coding sequence ATGAATTTCCAGGCCCCAGCCTTCCACTGCGATACATTTAGCCATTACCCGTCAGATTCATTCTTTTCATCCCCGGTCAATTTGAGTCATCAGCAATCCTATCCCTATAGAACAACTTCTGTCCGAGAAGGCTATATCCAAGCATCAGAAGTTGTCATCCTTGAGCCCCAATCCTTTGAGGAAGTGCCCCCCGCTGTTCAGATTTTACGCAATAACAAAGTAGTCGTTCTGAATCTCGCTCATATGATGAATGCAGAAGCTCAACGATCCATCGACTTCATAGCAGGTGGTGCCTATATGTGCCAAGGTTCCCTAGAGAAAATAGATGCCAATATCTTCTTGCTCACACCTCAAAGCACCAACATTCGCGTTGAAGCAAGTCAGGCTCAAACCGCAACTGACCTGGAGTAA